One Corynebacterium matruchotii genomic window, CCGAAGCCGGCCAACTCCAACTCAACGTGATGGAACCCGCCATCGGCCAAGCCCTATTCGAATCCATTGAAATCCTCGGCAACGCCGCCACCACCCTCCGGGAAAAATGCGTCAACGGGATCACCGCCAACGCGGGCGTATGCCGCAAATATGTGGAAAACTCCATCGGCATCGTCACCTACCTCAACCCATTCATCGGCCACCACAACGGCGACCTCATCGGTAAAGAAGCCGCCCGCACCGGCAAATCCGTCCGCGACCTGGTCCTAGAAAAAGGCCTCATGGATGAAGCCACCCTCAACCAGGTGCTCTCCACCGAAAACCTCATGCACCCCATGTTTCGCGGCACCCTCTACCTCGACAACTAACCCCACCACAACACCAAGGAGGAAAACCCCATGCCTACCGACGTCGAAATCGCCCAAGCCCACACCCTCGAACCCATCACCACCATCGCCGACCGCGCCGGCATTCCAGAACAATCCCTCATCCCCTACGGCACCACCAAAGCCAAAATCGACATCACCACCACCCCCACCGAAACAACCGGCAAACTCGTCCTCGTCACCGGCATTTCCCCCACCCCAGCCGGTGAAGGCAAATCCACCGTCCTCATCGGGCTTGCCGACGCTATCCGGTCCACCGGCCGCTCCGCCATCGTAGCCATCCGGGAACCCTCCCTCGGCCCAGTCATGGGCATCAAAGGCGGCGCCGCCGGCGGCGGCTACTCCCAAATCGTCCCCATGGAAGACATCAACCTGCACTTTACCGGGGACTTCCACGCAATCACCGCCGCCAACAACACCCTGGCGGCCATGATCGACAACCACATCCACCAAGGCAACCAACTCGGCATCGACCCGCGCCGGGTCTCGTGGCAACGGTGCGTCGACGTCAACGACCGCAGCCTCCGGCACGTGGTCACCGGCCTGGGCGGCAAAGCCCACGGGGTGCCGGCCGAAACCGGGTTCACCATCACCGCCGCCAGCGAAATCATGGCGGTCCTCTGCCTCGCCACCGACCTGGCGGACCTGGCGGACCGCATCAGCCGCATGGTGGTCGCCCAAACCTACGATGGGAAACCCGTCACCGCCGGTGACGTCAACGCCCAAGGCGCCCTCACCGCCCTCCTCAAAGACGCCATCAACCCCAACCTGGTGCAAACCCTGGGCGGCACCCCCGCCTTCGTCCACGGCGGACCGTTCGCTAACATCGCCCACGGCTGCAACTCCCTCATCGCCACCCGCACCGCACTAGCGCACGCCGACGTGGTCCTCACCGAAGGCGGTTTCGGCTCCGACCTGGGGGCGGAAAAATTCTTCGACATCAAAGCCCGCGCCGGTGATCTCGACGTATCCGCAGTCGTGATCGTGGCAACAATCCGCTCCCTGAAATACAACGGGGGACTCGCCCGCGACCAACTCACCACCGAAAACCTGGACGCCCTCCAACAAGGCGTTGCTAACCTGGCCCGCCACGTGGAAAACGTGCGCAAATTCGGGGCGGAACCAGTGGTGGCGCTCAACTCCTTCACGTCGGACACGGACGTCGAAAAGCAATGGCTCGCCGACTGGGCACAAACCAATAACATCACCCTCGTGCCGTGCGACGTGTGGGCCCACGGTGGGGCAGGAGCCACCAACCTGGCGGACGCGGTCCTTACCACCATCGACGCCGCAACCCCCACCCACCCCCTCTACGACCCCGCCGACGGCCTGGAAGCCAACATCACCACCATCGCCCGGAACTCTACCACGCCACCAGCGTGGAATTCACCAAACAAGCCCGCACCGACCTGGCCTACCTTGCCGAAAACGGGTGGGACACCCTCCCCGTGTGCATCTCCAAAACCCAATACTCATTCAGCGACGACCCCACCCTCCTCGGCGCCGCCGAAGGCCACGTCCTCCACGTCCGGCAACTCCTGCCCCGCATCGGGGCCGGCTTCATCGTGGCACTCACCGGAAACGTTATGACCATGCCCGGGCTTCCCAAGAAACCCGCAGCTGAAGGCATCGCCGTCTCAGACGGCGGGAAGATCACCGGACTGTTCTAACTGCCACTTATCCCACGCCCGCTGGGATTCCATCCAAAACTTTGGAGTCTTGCCGAAAACCGCAGACATGCGCTTGGCAAGACTCCAAGTCAATTTCTCCGTGCCCGCAACCATCCCATTCACGGTCGACTCCGGCGCATATAATCGCTTCGCCGCATCATACTGACTCAACCTCATCGGGATTAAATAATCCTCCAACAAAATCCGGCCGGGGTGACGCGGAACCGGGTGATCTGCTGCGGGCATAACAAAAACTCCAACCTAGCCAAAACACAACCTAACACCACCAAAGTTTAAAAACCCCACCCAAATTTCACCAGGTAGGTTAGGCTTTACTCCACCCCAGGGAACGGTGGGGGAGTACCCCCAAACATTGGGCACAACCGTTGATGCGGGCACCACCCACACAACTTCGACGTCTTCGCCCGAAACACCCCAGCGGAAATATCACCCAAAATCTTCCCCCACAAATCCCCCAAATCCCGCTCAAAAAACTCCAACTCCTCCCGCGACGGTGCAAGATACAGCGAATCCGCCACCTTCAAATACATCAGCCGCAACTGGTGCGGAATCACCCCCTGAGTCCGCCACCACACCAACGCATAAAACCGCATCTGAAACTTAGCCTGCCCACTATACCGCGGCAATGGCTTCTTCCCAGTCTTATAATCCACCACCCGCACCTCACCAGTAGGTGCCACATCCACCCGATCAATAAACCCCCGCACCGGCACCCCATTCGGCAATACCGCATCCACAAACTTCTCACACGCCAACGCATCAAAACCCTGCGGATTCTCCATCAAAAAATAGCCCTTCAACAACGACCGGCACCCCACCAAAAACTCATACACCTCCCCCTCCGGCACTAACTCCAGCAGCGACGGATCCTCCCCACACATATCCGCCCAATTCGGCCGCAACCGCTTCACCACCGCCGGATACGTCCGCTCAGGTCGCTCCCACAAATGCATATCCTCCAAACACGCATGCACCAACGTGCCCCGAACCTGGGCCACAGTCTTCGGCTCCGGTAACTTATCAATCGCCCGAAACCGATACAACAACGGGCACTGCATATAATCATTCGCACGAGAAGGAGACAAGGCAAGACTCACCACACCCAAGCTACACTAGAACACCATGCCCGACGACTTCATCAACTTCCTCACCGCATCACCCAGCTCCTACCACGCCGCCCACACCGGCGCCCACCTCCTTGCCCAAGCCGGATTCACCCACCACACCGAAACCGACCCCTGGGACGCCCAACCCGGCGGCCACTACCTCATCCGCGGCGGCGCCCTCATCGCCTGGCACATCCCCACCCAACTCCCCACCAACCCAGCATTCCGCATCATCGGCGCCCACACCGACTCACCCGGATTCAAACTCAAACACACCCCCGACCACACCACCTACGGCTTCAACCAAGCCGCAGTCGAAATCTACGGTGGCCCCATCATCTCCTCCTGGTTCGACCGCGACCTCAAACTCGCCGGCATCATCACCCACACTGACGGCACCACCCACCTCTACGAAACCCCACCACTGCTCCGCATCCCCAACCTCGCCATCCACCTCGACCGCAACCCTACAGTCGACCGACAACACCACACCACCCCCATCTACGGCACCACCACCAACCCAACCAGCATCCTCCCCACCAACACCTGCACCCACGACCTCATCACCGTCGACACCCAACCACCCGGCCGCCTTGGCACTGACCACAAACTCCTCGCCGCCGGCAGACTCGACAACCTCAGCTCCGTCTACCCAGCCATCACCGCACTCATCGACGCCGCCGACGCCGCCACCGACATCCTCATCCTCGCCTGCTTCGACCACGAAGAAATCGGCTCCGCCACCACCACCGGCGCAGCCGGCCCCATCCTCCAAGACACCCTCGAACGCACCGCCTATGCCCTCGGCCTCAACCTCGACGAAACCAAACGCGCCTACCAACGCTCCACCTGCGTCTCCGCCGACGCCGCCCACTCCATCCACCCCAACTACCCAACCCACCACGACCCCCACAACTACCCACAACTAGGACACGGCCCCGTCCTTAAAATCAACGCCAACCACCGCTACGCCTCCACCGCCGAAACCCAAGCCCACTGGCTCAAACACTGCCCCGAATCCCAACACTTCGTCAGCAACAACAACACCCCCTGCGGCACCACCATTGGCCCCATCACCGCCACCCGACTCGGCATCCCCACCGTCGACGTCGGCATCCCCCTGCTCAGCATGCACTCCGCCCGCGAACTCTGCCACCTCGACGACATCACCGCACTCCACAAAGCACTCACCAACTATCTGGTAGGTTAAACCCCCATGGCATACTCAGGACCCTTCCAACCCGGCGACCGCGTCCAACTCACCGACCCCAAACGCCGCCACCTCACCATCACCCTCCAACCAGACGCCAAACTCTCCACCCACAAAGGCATCATCAACCACAACGACATCATCGGCGCCGACGAAGGAACCATCGTTAAAAGCGAACAAGGCACCGAATACCTCTGCTTCCGGCACCTCCTCGTCGACCACATCCTCTCCATGCCCCGCGGCGCCGCCGTCATCTACCCCAAAGACTCCGCCCAAATCCTCACCGAAGGCGACATCTTCCCCGGCGCCCGTGTCCTCGAAGCCGGCGCCGGCTCCGGCGCCCTCACCATCTCCCTCCTCAGAGCAGTAGGGGACACCGGCCAAGTCATCTCCTACGAAATCCGCCCCGACCACCTCGAATACGCCGAAAAAAACGTCGACCAATACTTCGGCACCCGCCCACCCAACTGGGACCCCCGCCTCGGCGACCTCCGCGCCACCACCCTCGACGACCTCGACGGCCAACCCGTCGACCGGGTCCTCCTCGACATGCTCGAACCCTGGGAATGCCTCACCGTCGCCAAACAACTCCTCGTCCCTGGCGGAGTACTCATGGCCTACGTCGCCACCGTGCCCCAACTCATGAACGTCATGGAAGGCATCCGCGAACAACAATGCTTCACCGAACCCCGCGCCTGGGAATCCCTCGTCCGCGAATGGCGCGTCGAAGGACTCGCCACCCGACCCGAACACCGCATGAACGCCCACACCGCATTCCTCATCTGGGCCCGCCGCCTCGCCGACGGAGTCACACCCCCCAGGCCGCAGCGCCGCGCCCGAAAATAACCCCCACCACCGCTTATCGACCCCACCCGCACATAAGCTAAGGTGAAAACCATGCATTCTTCCGACATTGCTTGGATAAAAAAGACCAATGACGAGCTGAAAACCCGCAACGCGAAACTCGCCGAACTACTCAAAGCATCCCGCGATAAACTCCAGGTCCTCCACCAACAATTAGAAGAACTCGCCGCACCCCCCTCCACCTACGGCACCTACCTCGAACCCAGCCCCAACGGGAAAACCGCCGAAGTATTCACCGCCGGCCGCCTCATGCGCCTCGCAATCTCCCCCCTCATCAACCCAGACGACCTGGTGCCCGGCATCCAAGTCCGACTCGGCGAAGCCCACGAAATAGTCGAAGCCTGCTCCTACACCACCACCGGGAAACTCGCCATCCTCGTCGAAATGATCGACCCCACCCGGGCCCTCATCGTCGACCAACAGGGGGAAGAACACGTCGCCCGCCTCGCCCACCCACTCGCAAACCCCACCAACCCCATAAACCGCCGCCCCC contains:
- a CDS encoding HigA family addiction module antitoxin, whose product is MPAADHPVPRHPGRILLEDYLIPMRLSQYDAAKRLYAPESTVNGMVAGTEKLTWSLAKRMSAVFGKTPKFWMESQRAWDKWQLEQSGDLPAV
- a CDS encoding RecB family exonuclease, yielding MGVVSLALSPSRANDYMQCPLLYRFRAIDKLPEPKTVAQVRGTLVHACLEDMHLWERPERTYPAVVKRLRPNWADMCGEDPSLLELVPEGEVYEFLVGCRSLLKGYFLMENPQGFDALACEKFVDAVLPNGVPVRGFIDRVDVAPTGEVRVVDYKTGKKPLPRYSGQAKFQMRFYALVWWRTQGVIPHQLRLMYLKVADSLYLAPSREELEFFERDLGDLWGKILGDISAGVFRAKTSKLCGWCPHQRLCPMFGGTPPPFPGVE
- a CDS encoding M18 family aminopeptidase; translation: MPDDFINFLTASPSSYHAAHTGAHLLAQAGFTHHTETDPWDAQPGGHYLIRGGALIAWHIPTQLPTNPAFRIIGAHTDSPGFKLKHTPDHTTYGFNQAAVEIYGGPIISSWFDRDLKLAGIITHTDGTTHLYETPPLLRIPNLAIHLDRNPTVDRQHHTTPIYGTTTNPTSILPTNTCTHDLITVDTQPPGRLGTDHKLLAAGRLDNLSSVYPAITALIDAADAATDILILACFDHEEIGSATTTGAAGPILQDTLERTAYALGLNLDETKRAYQRSTCVSADAAHSIHPNYPTHHDPHNYPQLGHGPVLKINANHRYASTAETQAHWLKHCPESQHFVSNNNTPCGTTIGPITATRLGIPTVDVGIPLLSMHSARELCHLDDITALHKALTNYLVG
- a CDS encoding tRNA (adenine-N1)-methyltransferase, giving the protein MAYSGPFQPGDRVQLTDPKRRHLTITLQPDAKLSTHKGIINHNDIIGADEGTIVKSEQGTEYLCFRHLLVDHILSMPRGAAVIYPKDSAQILTEGDIFPGARVLEAGAGSGALTISLLRAVGDTGQVISYEIRPDHLEYAEKNVDQYFGTRPPNWDPRLGDLRATTLDDLDGQPVDRVLLDMLEPWECLTVAKQLLVPGGVLMAYVATVPQLMNVMEGIREQQCFTEPRAWESLVREWRVEGLATRPEHRMNAHTAFLIWARRLADGVTPPRPQRRARK